In Variovorax paradoxus, a single genomic region encodes these proteins:
- a CDS encoding ABC transporter permease: MTARRPRIGAGAATGLLLLALFLAAALLGPALAPFDPLATDVLNRLQPPGAAHWFGTDALGRDLLSRVLVATRLDLGMAAGAVVLSLLLGSALGAWCGFVGGRIDRWIGRLVDVLMAFPLFVVAMALVAAWGNSVANIVYATALINLPFYIRLARSEVGVRRNAGYVLAARLGGATAPRLLFGVLLPHVLPMLAVQGSINLGWALLNGAGLSFIGLGVRPPTAEWGVLVSEGAPYIITGQWWLAFFPGLALFAAVGCFTLLGDALRDLLDPRGAAEAAQA, encoded by the coding sequence ATGACGGCGCGCCGCCCCCGCATCGGCGCAGGCGCCGCCACGGGCCTGCTGCTGCTGGCGCTGTTTCTCGCCGCCGCGCTGCTCGGCCCGGCGCTGGCGCCCTTCGATCCGCTAGCCACCGACGTACTGAATCGCCTGCAGCCGCCCGGGGCCGCGCACTGGTTCGGCACCGACGCGCTGGGCCGCGACCTGCTCTCGCGCGTGCTCGTTGCCACCCGGCTCGACCTGGGCATGGCGGCCGGCGCGGTGGTGCTTTCCCTGCTGCTGGGCAGCGCGCTGGGCGCCTGGTGCGGTTTCGTCGGCGGGCGCATCGACCGCTGGATCGGCCGGCTGGTCGACGTGCTGATGGCGTTCCCGCTGTTCGTGGTTGCCATGGCGCTGGTCGCGGCATGGGGCAACAGCGTCGCCAACATCGTCTACGCCACGGCGCTGATCAACCTGCCCTTCTACATCCGGCTGGCACGCAGCGAAGTGGGCGTGCGGCGCAACGCAGGCTATGTGCTGGCCGCGCGCCTGGGCGGCGCGACCGCGCCGCGCCTGCTCTTCGGCGTGCTGCTGCCGCACGTGCTGCCGATGCTGGCGGTGCAGGGGTCGATCAACCTGGGCTGGGCATTGCTCAATGGCGCCGGACTGTCCTTCATCGGGCTGGGCGTGCGGCCGCCGACGGCGGAATGGGGCGTGCTCGTGAGCGAGGGGGCGCCCTACATCATCACCGGCCAATGGTGGCTCGCCTTCTTCCCGGGACTGGCGCTGTTCGCGGCCGTGGGCTGCTTCACGCTGCTGGGCGATGCGCTGCGCGACCTGCTCGATCCGCGCGGCGCCGCGGAGGCAGCCCAGGCATGA
- a CDS encoding ABC transporter ATP-binding protein has translation MSTPLMEAESLSLRFQTPSGLVNVLDNVSFTLHTGETLGLVGESGSGKSVTALALAGLLDARAQMRARRLRFQGRDLLDGQGAPNAAAWQGLRGRRIGFVFQSPRRALHPLRTVGDQLQQVLRVHRGLTAGAARLEALAWIERVGLSEPGRRFKAHAHELSGGQCQRVMIALALAGEPELLIADEPTTGLDVSTQARVLDLVAGLAREQHLATLLITHDLALAAQRCARIAVMHAGQLVETLPCAGLRDGAAHPYTRQLLRATPQSAATLDALRSVDGTVPDLTRTDLPACRFAERCDKADARCRSQAPPKTRFGTQHALSCWHPVQVIHPSLPIAA, from the coding sequence ATGAGCACGCCGCTGATGGAGGCCGAGAGCCTGAGCCTGCGCTTTCAAACGCCCTCGGGCCTGGTGAACGTGCTCGACAACGTCAGCTTCACCCTGCACACCGGTGAAACGCTGGGACTGGTCGGCGAGAGCGGCTCGGGCAAGTCGGTCACCGCGCTCGCGCTGGCCGGCCTGCTCGATGCGCGCGCGCAGATGCGGGCGCGGCGGCTGCGTTTCCAGGGCCGTGACCTGCTGGACGGCCAGGGCGCGCCCAACGCCGCCGCATGGCAGGGGCTGCGCGGGCGCCGCATCGGCTTCGTGTTCCAGAGCCCGCGGCGCGCGCTGCATCCGCTGCGCACCGTGGGCGACCAGCTGCAGCAGGTGCTGCGGGTACACCGGGGCCTGACGGCCGGCGCGGCGCGCCTGGAAGCGCTCGCGTGGATCGAGCGCGTGGGCCTGAGCGAGCCGGGCCGCCGCTTCAAGGCCCATGCGCACGAACTCTCCGGCGGCCAGTGCCAGCGCGTGATGATCGCGCTGGCACTGGCCGGCGAGCCCGAGCTGCTGATCGCGGACGAGCCCACCACCGGCCTGGACGTGAGCACGCAGGCCCGCGTGCTCGACCTTGTCGCCGGGCTCGCGCGCGAGCAGCACCTGGCCACGCTGCTGATCACCCACGACCTGGCGCTGGCAGCCCAGCGTTGCGCGCGCATCGCGGTCATGCACGCGGGGCAGTTGGTGGAGACGCTGCCCTGCGCCGGGCTGCGCGACGGCGCGGCGCACCCGTACACGCGGCAGCTGCTGCGCGCCACGCCGCAATCGGCCGCCACGCTCGACGCGCTGCGCAGCGTGGACGGCACCGTGCCCGATCTCACGCGCACCGACCTGCCCGCCTGCCGCTTCGCCGAACGGTGCGACAAAGCCGACGCACGCTGCCGCTCGCAAGCCCCGCCCAAAACGCGCTTCGGCACACAGCACGCGCTGTCGTGCTGGCACCCGGTGCAAGTCATTCATCCATCGCTCCCCATCGCCGCATGA